From Cydia strobilella chromosome 3, ilCydStro3.1, whole genome shotgun sequence:
GTCTAATGGACCGAAAAGTATAAGCAGCTTAATTTCCACGTATATTGCATGTATTATTTAAAAGGTGGGTAGGTATAATATGGCTAAGCTAGCTTCTCattaaaatgattataataGTTCGACATATCGATTGTTTGCTAATTATACTATCACTCTCACATTAACTTGTACCATTGTTAtttcacattattatttataacctaACAATTTGCTTTTAACTTGGTTTTaggtatactgatttaaactaacacgatttccactcataattttaaaacaaacacgggacttaatcgcttaCCTACGTTTATTTACGTTTGTTTTTTGGTTTTAGGTGTTtacaattttaagtttttttcacTCGGCTTTttgtataaacattttattCCTTACGATTCTGCCAAAATTGGTTGAAATCTTTTAATTCATATGACAACAAATTCAACATtgcttatttctttatttatttaataaaaaaaccatacaTTGTCTATTATACTATTTGCGTACATACCTATGAataacttattaataataaatacctattgtcTAATTTGTATACTGGACTGTTTCGGGGTAAATCTTCTTCGCGTGTTATATTGCGACTGTTTATATTTGTTAGACAAAATCAACGCCAGAAgacttacttaattttaatgctaatgtataaataatagtacattacgatacaagtgcgaaaagtagaaaatccgcacgtgtatcgtacaacctTTTAGAGTACACATGGTGTTAATTTACCaccctagtgcggtaactagcacaatacgtgcgtatgtcgaaaatttaaagggtcatATTGTACTGTGAAACGTTGTACAATAGGTACACGTGCGAAAagataattcgcaactcgtgccgATATCGCCAcacgttgcgaatttcctacttttcgcacttgtatcgtaatgtactattacatattttcgacataggcacgtaaAGTGCAAATTACTGCACTACTCGTACAccaatgtactgtaaaataacgAATAATCACCACAATATATAACTACTGGCACTGGGTGGGTTAAACCCTTTTggtatattctttattttttaaatatctgcagttataacattaaaattccaTTGGCTAACAATTCTCCTTTTATTCTATGACGTCACTATTCCATTGTAGTCATTTGCAAATTTAGCAATACACAACAAAACGTACAACCTAATACAACCTCAAAACCTTTCACTTTAACcagtattttaattacattttgtaaaagtaaaaaaaatatcccagaaaatattatttgacGTATTTTCGGGCCACCCTGTCTAACATAAGCTTTAGTCAACTAGTCATGTGCTTATGTGTGTCAGAATTTTGTGCGCGCTGTCCGAGGTGATAATATTGCAGACTGTACAACAGATATTTGTGCGCGCTTCGCTGTCGAAGATGATAATATTGAGATTGTACAACAGATATTTGTGCGCGCTTCGCTGTCCGAGATGATAATATTGCAGACTGTACAACAGATATTTGTGCGCGCTTCGCTGTCCGAGATGATAATATTGCAGACTGTACAACAGATATTTGTGCGCGCTTCGCTGTCCGAGATGATAATATTGCAGACTGTACAACAGATATTTGTGCGCGCTTCGCTGTCGAAGATGATAATATTGAGATGGTACAACAGATATTTGTGCGCGCTTCGCTGTCCGAGGTGATAATATTGCAGACTGTACAACAGATATTTGTGCGCGCTTCGCTGTCCAAGATGATAATATTGAGATTGTACAACAGATATTTGTGCGCGCTTCGCTGTCCAAGATGATAATATTGAGATTGTACAACAGATATTTGTGCGCGCTTCGCTGTCCAAGATGATAATATTGAGATTGTACAACAGATATTTGAGCGCGCTTCGCTGTCCGAGatgatattattataaactacaaTTGCAAGTGTTCGTTGTCAGAGGTAAATGAGCCGATAACGGCAGGTGGGGCTAGGGTAAATGCGTTATAGTTAATTATCTAGCACGCCCAGTTGCATGCGCATGGTATCAGCCAACTTTGACAGGAGTATGCTTTCATCTAGTGGCAACTTTGAACTTTCTAGTAAACCTGAAAAAAGGAAAATTATAGATAAGGTATGGAGAGGTTAGATTAGAAGACCGACGAgggtacatttttagggttccgtacccaaagggcaaaaacgggaccctattactaagactccgctgtccgtctgtctgtatctcatgaaccgtgatagctaaacagttgaaattttcacagatgatgtatttctcttgccgctatgacaacaaatactaaaaactgaataaaataaatatttaagtggggctcccaaacaacaaacgtgatttttttgccgttttttgcgtaatgttacggaacccttcgtgcgagagtccgactcgcacttggccggtttttacaatATACTGTCCTTCCGCATAACGAATTCAAAATTTTCAGATATAAAAGTacccagacaaatggctcaaaaatatgtgaacacgactttattgtctaaggtgtaagagcgtacacatatttttgaaactttgggaatgtatatatatttatgcactTGACTGTACAACAGTCAcatttgttgtttgggagccccacttaaatatttattttattctgtttttagtatttgttgctatagcggcaacagaaatacatcatctgtgaaaatttcaactgtttagctatcacgattcatcagatacagcctggtgacacaccgacagatagacagacagcggagtcttagtaatagggtcccgtttttaccctttgggcacggaaccctaaaaaataacaacagaactgttgtaaaataaatttgccCCTCAAAAGTGAATGAAAACTTACCTTGTGTAATACAATCGTGACACTCCTGTATCTGGTACGAGAGACCGGCGCTGTTGTGGAAGTGGAAGTTGAAGCGGCCCCGCGGGAGCGTCCACTCCGTGCTGTTGGCGGCCGAGAGGTGGAGCGAGGTCGGGCACCAGAAGTAGTCCAGCtgacaaaaaaaattcaagatTAAACTAGTGTTCTTTCTtcttaaatcaataaaataagcaCAGGCTCTATCTTTTCCtcttttttagttaatttaatttattataagttaatGGTGAAACGCggtgtacatatttaattaattgtggAGGTGCGTAGGGAATCTGGTTCtggctgaaaaacagcgctgAAGTGTCACCCATATGGGCGGGCATTTTCAGCATCATGCTGACGCCAAAACCGTTTGCcacattatttagaaaaatacatatattaaagatttataaggtatatttaatattattagaatagtttatttaaattaggttagtttatattctgtacctacttttttgtggcaataaagcatttttcatttcatttcatttcatttcaagtgACAAAgtgaaacaaacaaaaatttttATAAGAATGTGACATTTTTCAAGACAAGTCTGTCACTGCAAAGTatctgcagagttagcttggcccGGCTAGAAATAAGACAAATCAAAATCAGGACTTTCCTCCCCAGGTAGCATTTGCAcgccattatgacgtcagcgtcgTGATTATGACATCATTATTACGTCAATATGAcggacgtcactttgctacctgggttaggGCACCCAAAACGGCTTAtggtaatattatatttatgataatagcTTTAATTGAGTTTTTTGTGTTTGTGCAtatatcaaattttcttaaaatgACACAAAGTAAAATCGACTGAAAACAatgtcctattttttttatctctccTTATGACTCAACAACCAAATTATCTTATCTAACAATATGTTATCTACTTTTACGTCTAAGGTTTACTCTTTAaggaaaacaaacaaaatagagaggaaaatgtcaaaCGAAGACAAAGATGATTTTTTGTTGCCCTATTTATGTAACATTTTGCCTTCAGGGATGACCTTTATTTAAATTACCTGATTGCGAACTTTGCGTTTTTGCTACAAGGTTTGTTTTACTTTGAAATTGAGTTGTCATTGTTGGTTTATTTGTTCTAAATTAACGGAATTTCAGCCTCAGTAGAGttctattatacttaaaaaaaaaaccggacaagtgcgagtcggacttgcccaccgagggttccgtactttttagtatttgttgttatagcggcaacataaatacatcatctgtaaaaatttcaactgtctagatatcacggttgatcagatacagcctggtgacagacagacggacagcggagtcttagtaatagggtcccgtttttaccctttgggtacggaaccctaaaaaaggttctATGCAACTTTGTGGATGTCAATGGAACATTTTCCAACTTAGTTATTAAACATTCAGTTGGAGATTTTTCCAAAATTACAagctaaacaaaaaaaagtaagtactgCATATTATTTTGAtgcaaatataggtatttataaataaattcggcTTGTGACCAGTTTTGATGCCACCTTATCGGTTATTAAGATTCTATGACGCAACAACTACATTTTATAGCGGTCTGATGATAAGAAATGATCGATTCGCTTCAGGAGCTTATTTATTTTTCGCAAATTAGACcattataaaaatacctactaaaaacaaTTTGTCGTGCAACCCGTGTGTGAGCAGATAAAACGTTTTTTTATCAGGATACTTAggtgttaaggcggttccctgagccagaaggcgaaaaaatctcatgtttttctaagaggcgttgatattcgtagacgtggaaaaaaattatgtagttcttgactatattatctttaataacatagctaccgatacacgaattatgacacttcgctcgatacaattaattcccaaagtaacctctaactcggacttttaatcaaactctactcggttatttattatgtaatactataaaaaaaaaaaacaaaaacaatcttaccttaaatagtaatttcatagctttcgaatttcgatattgtaaggtaacgtttttaaaataaaaaaaaatcgacaaaattcgatcaaaattgacacttggcgcgcatgatctttcctgttctttcttgcgaaatgtgacagtgacagcggcaaaccgatggaacggctttAAGTGCACAGGCGTTCTTgagaaataagtaataaatactaCTTACAGTGACCGAGCCTTTGGTGCCAACAATCTCAGCTTTATTTCCCATAGCGACCCTCGTGTGGGCCGCAATACTCGCAGTCTTCCCATCGGGATACTTAAGCGCACACGACATAGACTCGTCCACACCCGCGCCGCTCTTGTGCCCCGTACACACGACATCTGAAGGCGGTGTTTTGAAGATCCATTGGACCAGTTGGAGCATGTAAAGGCCGAGGTCGAgcaccgcgccgccgccgaggtCTTTCATTCTGAAATGTGTAGCATGTTCATTTTTTTCACGAATGTAAAATGGAACTcaacatcttcctcgcgttgtcccggcattttgcgacggctcatgggagcctggggtccgcttggcaactaatcccaagaattggcgtaggcactagtttatacgaaagcgactgccatttgaccttccaacccagaggggaaactagtctgggattagtccggtttcctcacgatgttttccttcaccgaaaagcgattggtaaatataaaatgatatttcgtacataagttccgaaaaactcattggtacgagccggggtttgaacccgcgacctctgcattacaagtcacacgctcttaccgctaggccaccagcgctctcaatgttaatgtatgtatgtaaacactttattgtacataagacagattacaaacacaataaaagaacataaatatatacaatgtacaaaggcggacttatccctataagggatctcttccagtcaacctttgagcaattgagaatgaaacaataaacagatcaagatagacaaacgaacactatgaacagaaagtaaattatggttcaattattacaaacgtaaataattaaaacctgtaatctagaatataaaataaacatatatatacaatacatatccatataaacacaaatatatacccataaatacatatatatacatatatatatatattatcacaactaaataaataatcttagaactcaactaagtacaacacaagtcatcagaaagccacaacttatgtaattttcccttgagtgatgctaccgaCTGGGACTGTCTAAGGGATAATGGCAACTTGTTCCACAACTGTACAGCGCGCACTGTGAAAGACTTCGCATATGACCGGGTCTTGTTACACGGCACAGCGAGAGTCAGGTTTGCACTCGATCTCAAGCGATGACCACTACCATCTGCCAGATAAGTAAATCTCTCAGAGAGATATGGAGGGTAGGTCGGATTGAATAGGACGTTGAACAGTAAGGACAAgacatgcacatccctgcgccGACGGATCCGAAGCCAACCGAGCTGAGAACGGAAGTCGGAGATGTGGTCATATTTCCGCAAACCAAAAATGTAACGGATACACACATTTTGGAGACGCTCCAGCTTGTCAAGTAGTTCCTCTTTGAGGTCCACgaacgcaatgtcaccatagtcCAGAAGTGGCATCAAGAGGGATCGCGCTATAGTCAGCTTGGTGTGAACAGGGAGGAAGTTTTGGAGACGCTTTAAAGAGTGGAGAGATGCAAATATCCTCCTACTCACCTCAGCCGTATGGGCCGACCAGGAAAGCGTCTCATCCATGGTGATACCCAAATTCCTAACAGTAGAGGAGAAAGAGATGGGAATTCCATCAAAAAGAATGTCGGGTACCACCATGTCTGAGAGCCCACTAATATAATAGGGACTACCGATAACAATTGCCTGCGATTTCTGTGCGTTAACCTTTAAACCGAAGTTACATGCCCATCCGCGAATCAGTtctaaatcatcatttatttgACTGACTAGCGAAGGGATATCATCAATGCCAGCCGCTGCATAGATCTGTAGGTCGTCCGCATAAAGATGGTAAGAGGATTTAAGGGACTctgtgataccattaatgaagaTAGAGAAGAGCAGAGGAGAAAGCACTCCTCCCTGTGGAACACCAGCTAAGAGTTCGCGCCAATCGGAAAACTTGTCATCGAGCATAACACGCTGGCGCCTACCATACAGGTAATCGCGGAACCAAGATAAGCTGTTGTGGGAAAAATTTAAAGATTGAAAGATACCGAGTAAAATATCAAAGTCCACTGTATTAAATGCGCTACTAAAATCTAGAAGAACCAGAATAGTCAGTTTTTTGCTTTCGATATTAAGGCGAATGTCGTCGGTGACTTTAACCAGAGCGGTCACAGTGCTATGCCCGGGGCGGAATCCAGACTGGAAGGGATTCAATAGGAAATTACTATTAAGGTGGGATAGGAGTTGACGGTTAACATGGTGTTCTATAATTTTTGACAGTACAGGGAGAATGGAAATAGGGCGATATTGTGAAAAAGAGATAGGATTGGAGGTTTTAGGAAGAGGGATAACATGTGCGAACTTCCACGCTAAAGGAAAGGTACCCGAGGACAAGGAAAAATTTATGATATCGGATAGGATAGGAGTAATGAAGTCCGCAACGAGCATGAGCATGTCCACGCCCAGATTATCTTCACCGACGGCCTTGGTCTTAATAGATTTAAGGAGGGTTAGTGTTTCTTGCGGCGATATTTtgctaaattcaaaattaggtaAGTCAGGACGTGCAGAGTTGGCAAGAAGTGACAATGTAGACAGCTTAGTATATGGGTCCAGAGAAACTGAAGATGTACTAAAATGTTTATTGATATCGTCTACATTGACATCACCCAAACAAGTTGGTTGATTTTTGCCCACTCCGAGTGACTTCAAAAATTTCCACAGTTTGGCAGGCGGGCAGTCCTCGATCGAATTATGAATATAACGGCGCCTTGCATCCCTACAGATCTTATTGCAACGGTTTCGCAGTGAAATGTAACGATCACGATTACTGTCAGAAGGATCATGACGCAATTTGACGCGCGCTCGATCACGCTTTGCCATGAGCTGTTTAATATCCGGCGAAAGCCACGGGGCAGGATAGTGCTTAACTCGAGTCGGTTTTAACGGCGCATGTTTGTCAAAAATGGCAAGCAATATGTTATTGAAAGTCTCTACTTTTAAATTAACATCGTCTATCAGTTCAACACTTTGCCAGTCAACATGCGAGAAATCGCTATATAGTGCCTGCAGATCCATGTCACGCAAGTTTCTACGCATCACTACCTTGTGTTTTTTCTTTGGTGGGCGCATATTAAAGGACGCGTAGATCAAGTCGTGATTGGAAAAACCAGCAGCACTAAACTGACCATGGGAAGAAACCAAATCTGGAGAAGaagtcaaaatgatatctaaaagGGAAGGGGGGCCGTTATGCGGAAAATGTGTAGCACTAAGAGGTAAAACGTTAAGATTTAAGGAAGTAGCTAGAGAAAGAAGTTTAGATGAACGAAGATCAGATTTAAGGAGACAGGTGTTAAAATCACCCATGATAATAGTGTGGTCAAATCGGGGCTCAAGATCTATTAAGATATTTTGCAATGTTAAATGCCCGTAAATGGAACTGTAACTTAGAAAATGAA
This genomic window contains:
- the LOC134755700 gene encoding trans-1,2-dihydrobenzene-1,2-diol dehydrogenase-like, with product MGKQLRWGVCGTGMIAHDFLTALGTLPADQHRACAVAGKERERTQRLASLHQTRIHESYEALASDNNIDIVFVSVLNLQHYEITKLMLEHGKHVLCEKPMGMTHKQTQELVKLARARKLFLLEGMWSRFFPAYDALDKHIAGGGLGDVYHVNVQFGVEINDIERNLMKDLGGGAVLDLGLYMLQLVQWIFKTPPSDVVCTGHKSGAGVDESMSCALKYPDGKTASIAAHTRVAMGNKAEIVGTKGSVTLDYFWCPTSLHLSAANSTEWTLPRGRFNFHFHNSAGLSYQIQECHDCITQGLLESSKLPLDESILLSKLADTMRMQLGVLDN